GATTGATAAAAATCATGTCAAGTTCGGATGATTCTTTTTTATTTGGATTAGGTATTGCCTGTTTTGGATTTTTCAACATGTTTTGATTTATTTGATTCATATCTATTTTAGCCCTAGGAGGAATATTTTTTGTATTATTTCCTTTTTGATTTCTATTAAATATTCCTTTAACAGAATTTAACGGATTTTCACTCATATTATCACTACCCTATAGCATATTAATAACCACATTAAATGCAATGGATGCTAAAATCACTGCAGCAACGAAAATGAAAAATCGTTTATTGTAAGAGAAAGTATTATGAACTATAGGCATTATCTCATCAAGTCTTATATCTAATGAATTTTGACCGGTGCCAATATTTATTTTACCTTCACGTATTTCATATCCTAAAGCTATTACTTTATATTCATAGTTACCTTTAGGTAAGTCATATATAGTAGTTGATCCCGAAGTGGTCATGACTTCCTCAAACTTCTGACCAGTTTCAGAATTAGACAACATCACAACAGCGATTAAATTATTGCCCTTCTGGTCTTTAACAGATACATTAAGATTAGCTGAGTTAACATCAGAACTTGTTTCGTCAAATTTAATTTCATCAATAGACAAATCCGCACGTATATTCTCTTTTAATGCCTTATCAGTGACATTTTCATATAACATATTTAATAAATCTATAAATTTCTTATAACTTGCATCATCCACTAATTTCATGAAAATCAATATTTCAGCGGTTGGAATTTTATTTAGCAAAAATCTACAAGTATTATTCAATAAATTATTTGCAAAAGTGTCATTGCTTAATGAATCGTGTAATATTGATAAATAAGGCATTATCTCATCACTATAATCAAATAATAAATTAAATTTATCCTTTTCATCTGCACTTTCAAAAGACCTTACAAAAGAATCCTTATTTCGATTTATTGAATTTTCAATGAGATTAGTAATTTTAGAAGAGACTCTTGAAATAACTGATTTATCGAAAGGAGAATTTTGAATACAGTCAATGAAATTAGATACACAATCCAATTGTGTTTTTGTGATATTTGAGGAGTCCAAATATTTTTTAATAAAAATATAATTAATATTTAACAAATCATAAGGCAATTCTTCAAATATTTCATCAACAAACTTTTCAGTCAAACGAGGATGATTCAAAGTATTGACTCTTTCTTTAACAAAGTTTTTAAAGTTATTTGAATCAATAATTCGTGACCAATAATTTAATGAAAGCTCTAAATCATCAAATAACATTATATCCCCATCACCATCGATAAATCCATCTAATGCTCTAACATGATATAAAACAGCCAAATTATGGATGGAAGTCATATTCATAGTGTTTGATATAGATGTGTCATTCCAATAAGAAATAGCTTCATAATATTCACCGTCTTTTAAATATCCTACAATTTCATCATCTAAATCACTGTCAAATGATTTTGGCCAAAACCAAAAAATTTCATCTATCAATCTTGTTTCAACATCTTTTAATCTATTTTTTGCATCCTGATACTCATTATATGATGGCTCTGGTGAAACTGGCAATAAAAAATCCATTTTAGAATTTTTAAAAACATCAACTAAAGGTTCAGTATCATTAAAATCTTTTCTTTCTCTGTATCTATTAATTTTAGAAATACGATTATCAATTTTTCTATTTTTACTTGTTATATCCAAACCGAGAATTCTAAAACCATTTGTCCTGTAAATA
This portion of the Methanobrevibacter sp. V74 genome encodes:
- a CDS encoding carboxypeptidase-like regulatory domain-containing protein, with the translated sequence MDIHENIYRTNGFRILGLDITSKNRKIDNRISKINRYRERKDFNDTEPLVDVFKNSKMDFLLPVSPEPSYNEYQDAKNRLKDVETRLIDEIFWFWPKSFDSDLDDEIVGYLKDGEYYEAISYWNDTSISNTMNMTSIHNLAVLYHVRALDGFIDGDGDIMLFDDLELSLNYWSRIIDSNNFKNFVKERVNTLNHPRLTEKFVDEIFEELPYDLLNINYIFIKKYLDSSNITKTQLDCVSNFIDCIQNSPFDKSVISRVSSKITNLIENSINRNKDSFVRSFESADEKDKFNLLFDYSDEIMPYLSILHDSLSNDTFANNLLNNTCRFLLNKIPTAEILIFMKLVDDASYKKFIDLLNMLYENVTDKALKENIRADLSIDEIKFDETSSDVNSANLNVSVKDQKGNNLIAVVMLSNSETGQKFEEVMTTSGSTTIYDLPKGNYEYKVIALGYEIREGKINIGTGQNSLDIRLDEIMPIVHNTFSYNKRFFIFVAAVILASIAFNVVINML